One genomic window of Phoenix dactylifera cultivar Barhee BC4 chromosome 6, palm_55x_up_171113_PBpolish2nd_filt_p, whole genome shotgun sequence includes the following:
- the LOC103709239 gene encoding putative pentatricopeptide repeat-containing protein At1g26500 — translation MPPRALANLLFHHFRPLCSSTSTSTSTTISSPSPIDPALLLRLCTVLYQQQDAPDPRFQSHLQKLHLSPSHELFLQVCNRFPYSWKLVHRFHLFLLHSHSFSHTPVTANKLLDVLGKARNIRLLSSFLHDMLAARLVTPRTIRLAARSLAEAREIKKCAELFHLIHSHNYHSLCNVETLNQVVETLCAGRLADVAKAVVAKLRPFIAPDETTYRFLVVGFCKAGALVEASKLWNEMVDVGLEPDVESYEEIVATLFKNNRFADAMRMFKSMRARRFSDLGLSSYRVAIAWMCKEGRISHAHVLFGEMVKRGVGVEDNATLGALVYGLLVRRRIREGYRVFEGVGEPDISLYHGLIKGLLRLRKAAEATEVFREMIRRGVEPMMHTYIMLLQGHLGKRGRKGRDPLVNFESIFVGGLVKVGRTLEATKFVERMMWGGVEVPRFDYNKFLHWFSNEEGVAMFEEVGKRLRNVGLVDLGDIFLRYGERMATRDRRRRAMNGLIEA, via the coding sequence atGCCTCCTCGAGCCCTCGCCAACCTCCTCTTCCACCATTTCCGACCTCTCTGCTCCTCCACCTCCACCTCCACCTCCACCACCATTTCCTCTCCGTCCCCCATCGACCCCGCTCTTCTCCTCCGCCTGTGCACCGTCCTATACCAGCAGCAAGACGCCCCCGACCCCAGATTCCAGTCCCACCTCCAAAAGCTCCACCTTTCTCCCTCCCACGAGCTCTTCCTCCAGGTATGCAACCGCTTTCCCTACTCCTGGAAGCTCGTCCACCGCTTccacctcttcctcctccactccCACTCCTTCTCCCACACCCCCGTCACCGCCAACAAGCTCCTCGACGTCCTCGGCAAGGCCCGCAACAtccgcctcctctcttccttcctccacGACATGCTCGCCGCCCGCCTCGTCACCCCCCGCACCATCCGCCTCGCCGCCCGCTCCCTCGCCGAGGCCCGCGAGATCAAGAAGTGCGCCGAGCTCTTCCACCTCATCCACTCCCACAACTACCATTCCCTCTGCAACGTCGAGACCCTGAATCAAGTCGTCGAAACTCTCTGCGCAGGGAGGCTCGCGGATGTTGCCAAGGCGGTCGTCGCAAAGCTGAGACCTTTCATCGCCCCCGATGAGACCACCTATCGGTTTCTGGTGGTCGGGTTCTGCAAAGCTGGGGCCTTGGTGGAGGCTTCCAAGCTCTGGAACGAGATGGTCGACGTGGGGCTCGAGCCGGACGTGGAGTCATACGAGGAGATCGTGGCGACCCTGTTCAAGAACAACCGGTTCGCGGATGCCATGAGGATGTTCAAGTCGATGAGAGCCCGGAGGTTTAGCGATCTCGGGCTGTCTTCCTACAGGGTGGCGATCGCTTGGATGTGCAAAGAAGGGAGGATTTCGCATGCTCATGTGCTGTTCGGTGAAATGGTGAAGAGAGGGGTTGGGGTGGAAGATAATGCCACGCTGGGGGCTCTGGTGTACGGGCTCTTGGtcagaagaagaataagagagGGGTATAGAGTTTTTGAAGGGGTGGGAGAGCCTGATATAAGCTTATACCATGGTTTAATCAAGGGCTTGTTGAGGCTAAGGAAAGCAGCGGAGGCAACTGAGGTGTTCAGGGAGATGATAAGGAGAGGGGTGGAGCCTATGATGCACACTTACATTATGCTGCTGCAGGGGCATCTGGGGAAGAGGGGGAGGAAGGGGAGGGACCCATTAGTGAACTTCGAGAGCATCTTTGTGGGTGGATTGGTGAAGGTTGGGAGGACATTGGAGGCCACCAAGTTTGTGGAGAGGATGATGTGGGGTGGGGTGGAGGTGCCGAGGTTTGATTATAATAAGTTCTTGCATTGGTTCTCCAATGAGGAGGGAGTGGCCATGTTTGAAGAGGTGGGGAAAAGGTTGAGGAATGTGGGGTTGGTGGATCTTGGGGACATTTTCTTGAGATATGGAGAGAGGATGGCCACCAGAGACAGGAGGAGAAGAGCCATGAATGGATTGATTGAAGCTTAA
- the LOC103709240 gene encoding pentatricopeptide repeat-containing protein At1g26460, mitochondrial translates to MAAILGRAHALLHKTLNPTTPLRAAISTFPYLSQEPQLQETPSSSATAAAPLPPNPSTGSPFYQENWRVPNPSPGLAIGGQSLVPMGGSAATRMMAFSQTLDVASLMNVFADWMTSQRWSDLKQLFEFWIRSLDATGKPNKPDVHLYNHYLRANLMMGATAGELLDLVAQMQEYQIAPNTASYNLVLKAMYQARESEAAEKLVDRMLQTGTLPDDESYNLVIGLLILMNQVDSALKYLDLTLKSGYMLSSSVFSDCVRSCVNSGRLDMLSSIIEKCKTTDQNKALCPSWNLCNYIADVALQADHSKLAYFSLEFLARWIARGENARPPVLLSVDEGLVVSALGTVGRTYDSTLLDAAWSILRRSLRQKRAPNPEAYLARIFAHASLGNLQRAFSTLNEFENVYGNSGEVDRELFSPFTSLYPLVVACCKNGFSTLDSVYIQLENLSRADPPYKSVAALNCVILGCANIWDLDRAYETFEAVTEKIGLAPDIHSYNALMSAFGKLKKTAEASKVFEHLVSLGVKPNATTYSLLVDAHLINRDPKAALAVIDEMVEAGFTPSKEMLKKVRRRCSRESDFDSDERVRSLAQKFKIRMGGEFRREMLYNLEYSADY, encoded by the exons ATGGCGGCGATCCTCGGGCGAGCCCACGCCCTCCTCcacaaaaccctaaaccccactACCCCCCTGCGAGCCGCCATCTCCACCTTCCCCTATCTCTCCCAGGAGCCCCAGCTCCAGGAAACCCCCTCATCCTCCGCCACCGCTGCCGCCCCGCTCCCCCCGAACCCCTCTACGGGGAGCCCCTTCTACCAGGAGAACTGGCGCGTCCCGAACCCCAGCCCCGGCCTCGCCATCGGCGGCCAGTCCCTTGTCCCCATGGGTGGCTCCGCCGCCACCCGGATGATGGCCTTCTCCCAGACCCTCGATGTGGCCAGCCTGATGAACGTCTTTGCCGACTGGATGACGTCGCAGCGGTGGTCGGACCTTAAGCAGCTGTTCGAGTTCTGGATCCGTTCGCTGGATGCCACCGGCAAGCCCAACAAGCCCGACGTTCACCTCTACAACCACTATTTGAGGGCCAATCTCATGATGGGGGCGACCGCCGGAGAGCTCTTGGATCTGGTGGCCCAAATGCAGGAGTACCAGATCGCGCCCAATACTGCCTCGTATAATTTGGTGCTCAAGGCCATGTACCAAGCTAGAGAGAGCGAGGCGGCGGAGAAGTTGGTCGACCG GATGCTGCAGACAGGCACTTTGCCAGATGATGAATCATATAATTTGGTTATAGGccttctgattttaatgaatcaGGTGGATTCTGCCCTAAAATATTTGGATTTGACCCTGAAATCTGGTTACATGTTGTCATCGAGTGTTTTCTCGGATTGTGTACGGAGCTGTGTTAATTCTGGGAGATTGGACATGTTGTCATCCATCATAGAGAAATGCAAG ACAACAGACCAAAACAAAGCCTTGTGCCCCAGCTGGAATTTATGCAACTACATTGCAGATGTTGCTTTGCAAGCCGATCATAGCAAATTGGCCTATTTTTCCTTGGAGTTTCTTGCTCGATGGATTGCTCGGGGTGAGAATGCTAGACCACCAGTTCTTCTGTCTGTGGATGAAGGGTTAGTTGTGTCAGCACTTGGTACTGTTGGTAGAACATATGACTCTACCCTTTTAGATGCTGCTTGGTCAATCTTGCGGCGTTCTTTGCGTCAAAAAAGAGCGCCAAATCCAGAGGCTTACCTTGCCAGGATATTTGCACATGCATCATTGGGAAATCTACAACGTGCTTTTAGTACCCTCAATGAATTTGAAAATGTATACGGGAATTctggggaagttgatcgggagcttttctccccttttacctCTTTATATCCACTGGTTGTTGCTTGCTGCAAAAACGGCTTCTCAACATTGGACTCG gTGTATATTCAATTGGAGAACTTGAGCCGCGCCGATCCCCCTTACAAGTCTGTTGCTGCTCTTAATTGTGTGATATTAGGTTGTGCAAACATATGGGATCTGGACCGGGCCTATGAGACTTTTGAGGCCGTCACTGAGAAGATAGGATTGGCACCTGATATACATTCTTATAATGCTTTAATGAGTGCATTTGGAAAACTCAAGAAG ACAGCTGAGGCTTCAAAAGTGTTTGAACATTTAGTAAGCTTAGGTGTGAAGCCAAATGCAACAACATATTCATTGCTTGTTGATGCACATCTTATAAATCGGGATCCAAAAGCTGCTCTTGCTGTAATTGATGAGATG GTTGAGGCAGGGTTCACACCTTCGAAAGAGATGTTAAAGAAGGTGCGAAGACGCTGCTCTCGAGAATCAGATTTTGATAGTGATGAGCGGGTACGGTCTCTGGCTCAAAAGTTCAAGATCCGGATGGGTGGTGAATTTCGTAGAGAGATGCTCTACAACCTAGAGTACAGTGCTGACTATTAG